In a genomic window of Candidatus Manganitrophaceae bacterium:
- a CDS encoding response regulator codes for MDQPLEGISGGGSKHLLLCVDDEENILHALRRLFRKEPYEIITAVSAKKGLVLLESQPVALVISDHRMPEMEGTEFLAEVRERKPDVIRIMLTGYADMKAAIEAINDCQVYRYISKPWSDDDLRLTVREALRQYDLVQTNRELNELVKEQNKELYDMNRNLESKIRERTKELERKNQELEGSFHNMLDLFIGLMEMKNAALVGHSRRTAMVAKELAIRLALPEDERKLCEAAALLMDSGTVGYPDSLTQKRFEEMDTAEQILWKKHPLLAQATLKRIKRLEPVGQIIRSHHEQFDGNGFPDGLKGEMILLPSQIIAVADSFDLLVNPQGLAARYSVSEALGLLEKERGKRFDPMVIQALGEIIESIQGLIISDEFEVSLGELKEGMTLARNLVTSGGILLLPAHSRLQATHLEKIQNFHRIDPIIGRIPVFRNVKDFKSSSR; via the coding sequence ATGGATCAACCGTTGGAAGGGATATCTGGAGGGGGATCAAAACATCTGCTTCTGTGTGTCGATGATGAGGAGAACATCCTTCATGCCCTTCGCCGGCTCTTTCGGAAAGAGCCGTATGAAATCATTACCGCTGTCAGCGCGAAGAAGGGGCTGGTCCTCCTGGAGTCCCAGCCGGTCGCCCTGGTCATCTCGGACCACCGTATGCCGGAAATGGAAGGAACCGAGTTTCTGGCAGAGGTGCGGGAGAGAAAACCCGATGTCATCCGGATCATGTTGACCGGATATGCCGATATGAAGGCGGCAATCGAGGCAATCAACGACTGCCAGGTCTATCGGTACATCTCAAAACCATGGAGCGACGATGACCTTCGCCTGACGGTTCGCGAGGCGCTTCGCCAATATGATCTGGTTCAAACGAACAGAGAGCTGAACGAGCTGGTAAAGGAGCAGAACAAAGAGCTCTACGACATGAACCGGAACCTCGAATCAAAAATTCGGGAGCGGACCAAAGAGCTGGAGCGGAAGAATCAAGAGTTGGAAGGAAGCTTCCACAACATGCTCGACCTCTTTATCGGCCTCATGGAAATGAAAAATGCAGCCCTGGTCGGCCACTCCCGGCGGACGGCGATGGTCGCAAAGGAACTTGCGATTCGACTCGCGCTTCCGGAGGATGAACGGAAGCTTTGTGAAGCCGCCGCGCTTCTGATGGACAGCGGAACGGTCGGCTATCCCGACAGCCTAACCCAAAAACGATTCGAAGAGATGGACACGGCCGAACAGATTCTTTGGAAAAAGCATCCTCTGCTCGCGCAGGCGACACTGAAGCGCATTAAGCGTTTGGAGCCGGTCGGACAGATCATCCGATCTCATCATGAACAATTCGACGGCAACGGATTCCCGGATGGGTTAAAGGGGGAGATGATCCTCCTCCCTTCTCAGATCATCGCGGTGGCCGACTCTTTTGACCTCCTGGTTAATCCCCAGGGACTGGCTGCACGGTACTCCGTTTCCGAAGCGCTGGGCCTTTTGGAAAAAGAGAGGGGGAAACGGTTTGATCCGATGGTGATTCAGGCGCTCGGTGAAATTATTGAAAGTATCCAGGGGTTGATCATTTCGGATGAATTCGAAGTCTCGCTGGGAGAATTGAAGGAAGGAATGACCCTCGCCCGGAATCTCGTCACCTCCGGGGGAATTCTGCTCCTTCCGGCACATAGCCGGCTGCAGGCGACCCATTTGGAAAAAATTCAAAACTTCCATCGGATCGATCCGATCATCGGCCGGATCCCCGTTTTCAGGAACGTTAAAGATTTTAAATCCTCCAGCCGATAA
- a CDS encoding flagellar motor protein has translation MDILTILGVVIGLVALLGGQHLEGGHVQSVMQLTAAIIVLGGTLGAVMVQYSLPKFVEGIKLGLGALKAPPDHSVGYILQLVDYANIVRKQGILALEPKMKEVKDPFFKKGLQLLMDGTEPRLLREILEVDLAFGEEHHTMAAKVFEAAGGYCPTFGIIGAVMGLIHVMENLADPTKLGSGIATAFVATVYGVLSANLVFLPLASKLKMRGQMEAMTHQLVIEGLMSIAAGENPRLIQEKLEGFLAEGQKKKIKKG, from the coding sequence ATGGATATTTTGACGATATTGGGGGTGGTTATTGGGCTGGTCGCGCTCCTTGGAGGGCAGCACCTCGAGGGGGGCCACGTTCAGTCAGTGATGCAATTGACCGCCGCCATCATTGTGCTTGGGGGAACGCTCGGAGCGGTGATGGTTCAATATTCGCTTCCCAAGTTTGTGGAGGGGATCAAGCTCGGACTCGGAGCCCTTAAAGCGCCGCCCGATCATTCCGTCGGTTACATCCTGCAGTTGGTCGACTATGCCAACATCGTCCGCAAGCAGGGAATTTTGGCGCTTGAGCCAAAAATGAAAGAGGTGAAGGACCCCTTTTTTAAAAAAGGGCTGCAACTATTGATGGATGGGACCGAGCCGAGATTGCTGCGAGAGATTCTGGAAGTCGATCTCGCCTTCGGAGAGGAGCACCATACCATGGCGGCCAAAGTATTTGAGGCCGCCGGCGGATATTGTCCGACCTTTGGAATCATCGGGGCGGTGATGGGACTCATCCATGTGATGGAGAACCTGGCCGATCCGACCAAGCTGGGAAGCGGAATCGCAACGGCGTTTGTCGCCACCGTCTATGGCGTGCTTTCGGCGAACCTGGTTTTTCTTCCGCTCGCCTCCAAGCTGAAAATGCGGGGCCAGATGGAAGCAATGACCCATCAATTGGTGATTGAAGGGCTGATGTCGATTGCCGCCGGAGAGAATCCAAGGTTAATCCAAGAGAAGCTGGAAGGTTTCCTGGCCGAAGGGCAGAAGAAAAAAATAAAAAAAGGATAA
- the flgA gene encoding flagellar basal body P-ring formation protein FlgA — MRNVFPAVLLLIVTVIGVDTADAAERQAKLTPEGRVGAAIQRYVAGYLGSKEEEIRVRLLREPEGEWAAGEILEVKEGSRGGLLGRVVFLVSARTNGKPAGYQWITAEVEMIRSAVVSVRSLRRSQVIAPGDLEVRSVGVVRAGEPYVVDPEVLIGKRLVRSIGPGVPISLEMVEATPLIHPGDRVTLLVEAAGLRIATVGRAKEEGFVGRSMAIVNLDSQKTIYGEVVDASTVRVILPE, encoded by the coding sequence ATGAGAAACGTATTTCCGGCCGTATTGCTTCTGATCGTGACGGTCATCGGTGTCGACACCGCCGACGCGGCGGAGCGGCAGGCCAAACTCACCCCGGAGGGGAGGGTCGGTGCCGCCATTCAACGCTATGTTGCAGGGTATCTCGGTTCGAAAGAGGAGGAGATCCGCGTTCGCCTGCTCCGCGAGCCGGAAGGGGAGTGGGCTGCCGGCGAGATATTGGAGGTGAAGGAAGGCTCCCGCGGCGGGCTGCTCGGACGGGTGGTCTTTCTGGTCTCCGCGCGGACGAATGGGAAGCCGGCGGGCTATCAATGGATCACCGCAGAAGTTGAAATGATCCGATCGGCCGTCGTCTCGGTTCGATCGCTTCGTCGATCCCAGGTCATCGCGCCGGGAGATCTGGAGGTCCGGTCTGTCGGGGTGGTCCGCGCCGGAGAGCCGTATGTCGTCGATCCGGAAGTGTTGATTGGAAAACGATTGGTCCGGTCGATCGGCCCGGGCGTGCCGATCTCTCTCGAGATGGTTGAAGCAACGCCGCTCATCCATCCGGGAGATCGGGTCACGCTGTTGGTGGAAGCCGCAGGGCTCAGAATTGCGACGGTCGGACGGGCGAAAGAAGAGGGGTTTGTTGGAAGATCGATGGCGATCGTGAATCTCGATTCCCAAAAAACAATTTATGGGGAGGTGGTCGATGCCTCCACGGTAAGAGTGATCCTTCCGGAGTAG
- a CDS encoding EAL domain-containing protein, producing MRDETIFLVRQPILNKDEEIVAYELLFRSGDSNTAEIADVGHASASVIANALSQFGMEAVLGQGKGFVNVSKEMLLNEAIELLPKDKVVLELLKTVNITDSVIQRSRELKDKGFSLALDDYDYPSHRSHLPYLPMLEVVDFIKIDASQGTGGNLEKTIQQIKRWPIQLLAVRVETQEAYQACRQLGFNLFQGYYFARPSILKRKRIDPAMVSLTKLLEKVMKDADTQEIEQIFKENPSLSYNLLRLVNSVSVGARQKIKTISHAITMLGRQQLKQWVQLLLFTQGSNGGLNNPLLQTAVLRGRSMELLVQLRPDRYPERDYSELAFMTGILSLIDVLLGVSMEEAVDPLNLIDDVRQALLAREGSLGLLLSLIERQEEADFKGVERFMKQVGLKLSDLLSAQREAISWIHRLSSSF from the coding sequence ATGAGAGATGAAACGATTTTTTTGGTTCGGCAGCCGATCCTGAACAAGGACGAAGAGATTGTCGCATATGAACTCCTCTTCCGATCCGGCGACAGCAATACGGCCGAGATTGCCGACGTCGGTCACGCCTCCGCGAGCGTCATTGCCAATGCGTTGAGCCAATTCGGCATGGAAGCGGTCCTCGGTCAGGGAAAAGGATTCGTCAATGTCAGCAAGGAGATGCTCCTCAACGAGGCCATTGAACTTTTACCGAAGGACAAAGTCGTTCTGGAGCTGCTGAAGACGGTGAACATCACCGATTCCGTAATCCAGAGGAGCAGGGAGCTGAAAGACAAGGGGTTCAGCCTCGCTTTGGACGATTACGATTATCCATCCCATCGGTCGCACCTTCCGTATCTTCCCATGCTGGAGGTCGTCGATTTTATTAAGATCGATGCGTCGCAAGGCACAGGTGGAAATTTGGAAAAGACGATTCAGCAGATAAAAAGATGGCCGATTCAGCTCTTGGCGGTGCGGGTCGAAACGCAGGAAGCCTATCAAGCCTGCCGCCAGCTGGGGTTCAACCTGTTCCAAGGATATTACTTCGCGCGTCCCTCGATCTTAAAGCGAAAAAGGATCGATCCGGCGATGGTCTCGCTGACAAAGTTGCTCGAGAAGGTAATGAAGGATGCCGACACCCAGGAAATCGAGCAGATCTTCAAAGAAAATCCGAGCCTCAGCTACAATCTTCTCCGCCTGGTCAACTCGGTATCGGTCGGCGCGCGGCAGAAAATAAAAACGATCTCTCATGCGATCACCATGTTGGGCCGGCAGCAGCTGAAGCAGTGGGTTCAACTGCTGTTGTTCACTCAGGGGAGCAATGGGGGATTGAACAACCCTCTTCTGCAAACGGCGGTGTTGCGCGGCCGATCGATGGAATTGCTGGTCCAATTACGACCGGACCGTTATCCGGAGAGAGATTATTCCGAGTTGGCATTTATGACAGGAATCCTCTCATTGATTGATGTGTTGCTTGGGGTGTCGATGGAGGAGGCGGTCGACCCTCTGAATTTGATCGATGATGTCCGCCAGGCATTGTTGGCGCGCGAGGGATCGCTGGGACTTCTCCTCTCCCTGATTGAGCGTCAAGAGGAAGCCGATTTCAAAGGGGTCGAGCGTTTCATGAAACAAGTTGGTTTAAAGCTCAGCGATCTATTGAGTGCGCAGCGGGAAGCGATCTCCTGGATACACCGACTCAGCTCCAGTTTTTAA
- a CDS encoding flagellar basal body P-ring protein FlgI, which yields MVCLLFAVPFRAEAVRIKDIANVEGVRENSIIGYGLVIGLNGTGDKTGTTFTVQTLSSMLNKMGIVVDPTAVKVKNVAAVIVTAKLPPFVKSGSRIDVVVSSLGDATSLQGGTLLLTPLKGPDQQVYAVAQGPISIGGFIGGKEGDSVQKNHPTAGRIAEGAQVEKEVGFAFVNKAQLNILLRQQDFTTALRVSKAINMQLGMESAATAVDSGTVALQVPELYKGRLVELLAAIEGVEVTVDLPARVVVNERTGTIVMGDQVRISDVAVSHGNLTIRVKTDFQVSQPPPFAPEGSKTVVVPQQKTEVKEEDAKILVLKGGTTIGEVVRGLNAIGVTPRDLIAILQAIKAAGALQAELEIL from the coding sequence ATGGTCTGCCTCCTTTTCGCTGTTCCGTTTCGGGCGGAGGCGGTTCGGATTAAAGACATTGCCAACGTGGAGGGGGTTCGGGAGAATTCGATCATCGGATATGGACTCGTCATCGGGTTGAATGGAACCGGCGATAAAACGGGGACCACTTTTACCGTTCAAACCCTTTCGAGCATGTTGAACAAGATGGGGATTGTCGTCGATCCGACCGCGGTAAAGGTAAAAAATGTCGCGGCGGTGATCGTGACCGCCAAGCTCCCCCCTTTCGTCAAGTCGGGAAGCCGAATCGATGTGGTGGTCTCTTCGTTGGGAGATGCCACGAGCCTGCAGGGGGGAACCCTCCTCTTGACGCCGTTGAAGGGGCCGGATCAGCAGGTCTATGCGGTGGCCCAGGGACCGATCTCGATCGGCGGTTTTATCGGCGGCAAAGAAGGGGACAGCGTGCAAAAGAATCATCCGACGGCCGGCCGGATTGCCGAAGGGGCGCAGGTCGAAAAAGAGGTCGGGTTTGCCTTCGTGAACAAAGCGCAGCTCAACATCCTTTTGCGTCAGCAAGATTTCACAACCGCCCTTCGGGTCTCCAAAGCGATCAACATGCAATTGGGAATGGAGTCGGCCGCGACCGCCGTCGATTCGGGAACGGTGGCCCTCCAGGTGCCCGAGCTTTATAAAGGACGGCTGGTGGAACTGCTCGCGGCGATCGAAGGTGTAGAAGTAACGGTCGATCTGCCGGCGAGGGTGGTGGTCAACGAGCGGACCGGAACGATCGTCATGGGCGATCAGGTGAGAATTTCCGATGTCGCCGTCTCTCACGGCAATTTGACCATCCGTGTGAAGACCGACTTCCAGGTCTCGCAGCCCCCCCCGTTTGCTCCGGAGGGATCTAAAACGGTGGTGGTTCCGCAGCAAAAAACGGAGGTGAAGGAAGAGGATGCAAAAATTTTGGTGTTGAAGGGGGGAACGACGATCGGAGAGGTGGTCCGAGGTCTGAACGCCATTGGCGTGACGCCGCGCGACTTAATCGCCATTCTCCAAGCCATTAAGGCAGCAGGGGCCCTTCAAGCCGAATTGGAGATTTTATAA
- a CDS encoding flagellar basal body L-ring protein FlgH gives MQVEAKAMGRRSGFIGVGMFLSLLGCSTPANQVKPSEISPAYLHPADLHQSDGSLWAADQSRTFFFQDTKASHIGDIVTVHIVENAKGTKDAATKSGRTSTLAASTSALLGLPTSRVQRLQADANFADTFDGSGSTSRSGALTADLTAVVTAVFPNGNMAIEGKREVLINSEKELISLSGVIRPDDIGAKNTILSTFISEAKIEYSGSGVLNDKQRPGWLMRILDWIWPF, from the coding sequence ATGCAGGTTGAAGCGAAAGCAATGGGAAGGCGGTCCGGGTTTATCGGCGTCGGGATGTTCCTCTCGCTGCTCGGGTGCAGCACCCCTGCCAACCAGGTGAAGCCTTCGGAGATCTCCCCCGCGTATCTTCACCCCGCAGATCTCCATCAGTCGGACGGCTCTCTCTGGGCCGCAGATCAGTCGAGGACCTTCTTTTTTCAGGACACCAAGGCGAGCCACATCGGAGATATCGTGACAGTCCATATTGTCGAGAATGCCAAGGGAACAAAAGATGCGGCGACCAAATCGGGCCGCACGTCGACGCTCGCCGCGAGCACCAGCGCCCTTTTAGGATTGCCGACCAGCCGGGTGCAACGGCTTCAGGCCGATGCCAATTTCGCCGATACCTTTGATGGGTCGGGGTCGACGAGCCGGAGCGGTGCGCTGACGGCCGATCTCACCGCGGTCGTGACCGCTGTTTTTCCAAACGGGAACATGGCAATTGAGGGGAAGCGGGAGGTATTGATTAACAGTGAAAAAGAGTTGATCTCTCTATCGGGGGTGATCCGCCCCGACGATATCGGCGCCAAGAATACAATCCTTTCAACGTTCATTTCCGAGGCGAAGATCGAATATAGCGGGAGCGGTGTGTTGAACGATAAACAGCGGCCGGGATGGCTGATGCGGATTCTCGATTGGATCTGGCCTTTCTGA
- a CDS encoding OmpA family protein, with product MRKKKHEEHENMERWLVSYADFITLLFAFFVVMYSTSSVHEGKYRAVADSINSAFHPIVAFSSSNIRLTTKATGSEMFNVGLNLYRKFEEKANKIDPSGRIKVIREGRGIVIRISESLAFETGQAELLPTFAQALDPIAELIAEAPNAIQVEGHTDNIPIRTPYYPSNWELSAARATQIVRYFVEHHAMDPTRFSVAGYAEFRPISTNDTLEGRAKNRRIEIVLLNGDKEKDEPAISLPAAPSPAP from the coding sequence ATGAGAAAGAAAAAACATGAAGAGCATGAAAATATGGAGCGCTGGCTGGTCTCCTACGCCGATTTTATTACATTGCTCTTCGCCTTTTTCGTCGTGATGTATTCTACCTCCTCTGTCCATGAGGGAAAGTACCGCGCGGTCGCCGATTCGATCAACTCGGCCTTCCATCCGATCGTGGCATTCTCCTCGTCGAACATTCGACTGACGACGAAGGCGACCGGATCGGAAATGTTCAATGTGGGACTCAATCTATATCGAAAATTCGAAGAAAAGGCCAATAAGATCGACCCTTCGGGAAGAATCAAGGTCATCCGGGAAGGCCGGGGGATTGTCATCCGGATCAGCGAAAGCCTGGCCTTTGAAACCGGCCAGGCGGAACTCCTCCCTACTTTTGCGCAGGCGCTCGATCCCATTGCGGAGTTGATCGCAGAGGCGCCGAATGCAATCCAGGTGGAAGGGCATACCGATAACATCCCGATCAGAACGCCGTATTATCCTTCCAATTGGGAGCTCTCCGCCGCTCGGGCGACACAGATTGTTCGCTACTTTGTCGAGCACCATGCGATGGACCCCACGCGGTTCTCGGTCGCCGGTTATGCCGAGTTTCGACCGATTTCAACCAATGACACATTGGAAGGACGGGCAAAAAATCGGCGAATCGAAATTGTCCTTCTCAATGGCGATAAAGAAAAAGACGAGCCGGCGATTTCTCTCCCGGCCGCGCCGAGCCCGGCACCCTAG
- a CDS encoding flagellar protein FlgN, with product MRDVEVGMKHEEQEINHSAFGSIDASLSGFTPDPFLAPLLFTLEEMIRVQQGMLAVLQREKKLMIGGELNDLLRCLQEKEALLGQLQRLEQHRQEEIRPLAKQWGSEDQALTLKQLIQRIPDPFRSQLASCHARLEALTASIQELNQINGLLIDRILEQINALVGLLRHLSSTVPIYQPNGALQHFPSSGRAISQG from the coding sequence ATGCGGGATGTTGAAGTCGGAATGAAACATGAGGAGCAAGAGATAAATCATTCCGCATTCGGTTCGATAGACGCGTCGCTTTCCGGCTTTACGCCCGACCCATTTCTGGCGCCGCTCCTTTTCACCCTGGAAGAGATGATCCGCGTTCAACAGGGGATGCTCGCCGTTCTTCAGCGTGAGAAAAAATTGATGATTGGAGGAGAGCTCAACGATCTCCTCCGCTGTCTTCAAGAAAAAGAGGCGCTGCTGGGTCAGCTTCAGCGATTGGAGCAACATCGTCAGGAAGAGATTCGGCCGCTGGCCAAACAGTGGGGGAGCGAGGATCAAGCGCTTACGCTTAAGCAGTTAATTCAGCGAATCCCGGACCCTTTTCGAAGCCAACTCGCCTCTTGCCATGCCCGGCTTGAGGCATTGACGGCGAGTATTCAGGAGCTCAATCAGATCAATGGGCTTTTAATCGATCGGATTCTAGAGCAGATCAACGCGCTGGTCGGCCTGCTGCGGCACCTCTCGTCGACCGTTCCGATTTATCAGCCGAATGGCGCGCTCCAGCACTTCCCCTCGAGCGGAAGGGCCATCAGCCAGGGATAG
- the flgM gene encoding flagellar biosynthesis anti-sigma factor FlgM has protein sequence MKIPGDDSIHLLETILFGVKKTDQKGPVRSSEKGRDAAPGDRVEISGKAKEYQQLNQQIASLPETRSEKVAALQQKIESGTYHPNGEAIAEKLVRSTLLDAIL, from the coding sequence ATGAAAATACCCGGAGACGACTCCATCCATTTATTGGAGACGATTCTTTTCGGCGTAAAGAAAACGGACCAGAAAGGTCCCGTTCGCTCTTCAGAAAAAGGAAGGGATGCCGCTCCCGGCGATCGCGTTGAGATTTCTGGAAAGGCAAAGGAGTATCAGCAGCTGAATCAGCAAATTGCGTCGCTGCCGGAGACCCGGTCGGAAAAAGTCGCTGCGCTTCAGCAGAAAATCGAATCGGGAACCTACCATCCCAACGGTGAAGCGATCGCCGAAAAGCTGGTCCGGTCGACGCTGCTCGACGCCATCCTATAA
- a CDS encoding rod-binding protein, with translation MDRIQLSGLAGPKVSQLKALEPGKGKKTNSPEEVKKAAEAFEAYFISSLLKEMRKTVPHQGFLESGPGKEIYDALLDETLATKMSERGGIGLAKMLVKKLADPPQVLKEPTDK, from the coding sequence ATGGATCGAATCCAGTTATCAGGGTTGGCGGGGCCAAAGGTTTCTCAACTCAAGGCGCTGGAGCCGGGGAAGGGGAAGAAGACAAACAGTCCTGAAGAGGTCAAGAAAGCGGCCGAAGCATTCGAGGCATATTTTATCTCTTCCCTTTTAAAAGAAATGAGGAAAACGGTCCCTCATCAAGGTTTTCTGGAATCCGGACCGGGCAAAGAAATTTATGATGCCTTGCTGGATGAAACGCTCGCCACCAAAATGTCGGAGCGGGGGGGAATCGGGTTGGCGAAAATGCTTGTCAAAAAATTGGCGGATCCGCCTCAAGTTTTAAAGGAACCGACCGATAAGTGA
- the flgG gene encoding flagellar basal-body rod protein FlgG gives MMRALSIASTGLGAQQLSVEVIANNLANVSTVGFKKSRGEFEDLMYQTLKSSGATTGTGTLPVGIQIGSGVIPVSIHRTFGQGEFQQTQNPLDLAIEGEGFFQVSLPDGSTAYSRAGSFNVNSQGNIVTAEGYPVLPNLSIPTNAQSVSILPTGVVSAVVAGNSAPQQIGTLELARFTNPAGLNSMGKNLYQSTSASGDPVTGAPGQQGFGTVLQGSLEGSNVNIAEEMVNMIVAQRAYELNSKAIQTTDEMLAMVNNLKR, from the coding sequence ATGATGCGTGCATTGTCGATTGCCAGTACGGGACTGGGCGCTCAGCAGCTTTCGGTGGAGGTCATCGCCAACAATCTGGCGAACGTCTCGACGGTCGGATTCAAGAAAAGCCGGGGTGAATTCGAGGACCTGATGTATCAGACGCTGAAATCGTCCGGCGCGACCACCGGAACCGGAACATTGCCGGTTGGAATACAGATCGGATCGGGGGTGATTCCGGTGTCGATTCATCGGACCTTCGGCCAGGGCGAATTTCAGCAGACGCAAAATCCGCTCGATTTGGCGATCGAGGGAGAGGGATTTTTTCAGGTGAGTCTTCCCGACGGCTCGACCGCCTACTCGCGCGCCGGATCGTTCAACGTGAACAGCCAGGGGAATATCGTCACGGCGGAAGGTTATCCGGTCCTCCCCAATTTGTCGATTCCGACCAACGCACAGTCGGTTTCCATCCTTCCGACCGGGGTCGTCTCGGCGGTCGTTGCGGGCAATTCGGCGCCGCAGCAGATCGGAACGCTCGAGCTGGCGCGGTTTACCAATCCGGCCGGCCTCAACAGCATGGGGAAAAACCTCTATCAGTCGACCTCCGCTTCCGGCGATCCGGTGACCGGGGCGCCGGGGCAGCAAGGATTCGGGACGGTGTTACAAGGATCGCTGGAAGGCTCGAATGTGAACATCGCCGAGGAGATGGTGAATATGATCGTCGCCCAGCGCGCTTATGAGCTGAATTCCAAGGCGATTCAGACAACCGATGAAATGCTGGCCATGGTCAATAACCTCAAACGGTAG
- the flgF gene encoding flagellar basal-body rod protein FlgF, with protein MDSVYPVLSGALAQEKRLEVITNNLANINTAGFKKDQPLFEGMGLPPGPNGGPGGGMTPSPTFEMLQRISTDFSPGSIRTTGEPLDLAVDGEGFFAVQTPRGIRYTRGGSFTIDAQGQLTTHDGFPLLGSGGPITVPPGVVQVDTEGRISVKGTEVGAQSTDIDTLPLYRFSDRSQLKKVGQTLFETPGGNATPFSEGRISQGALEESNVNPVEEMVSMITVMRLYESAQKAIQTADEVATKASNEVGRLG; from the coding sequence ATGGATTCAGTCTATCCGGTCCTCTCGGGGGCACTGGCTCAAGAAAAGCGACTGGAAGTGATCACCAACAATTTGGCGAACATCAATACCGCCGGATTCAAAAAAGATCAACCGCTCTTCGAAGGGATGGGGCTGCCCCCCGGGCCGAACGGGGGACCCGGAGGAGGAATGACGCCGAGCCCGACCTTTGAGATGCTTCAGCGAATCTCGACCGATTTCAGCCCCGGCTCGATCCGCACCACCGGAGAGCCGCTCGATCTTGCGGTGGACGGAGAGGGTTTTTTTGCCGTCCAGACGCCTCGGGGGATTCGCTATACGCGGGGAGGAAGTTTCACGATCGATGCGCAGGGACAGCTCACGACCCACGACGGCTTTCCCCTCCTGGGATCAGGCGGACCGATTACCGTTCCGCCGGGAGTGGTTCAGGTCGATACGGAGGGACGCATTTCGGTGAAGGGGACCGAGGTCGGCGCGCAGTCGACCGATATCGATACCTTGCCGCTCTATCGGTTTTCCGATCGATCTCAACTGAAGAAGGTCGGCCAGACCCTTTTTGAAACGCCCGGAGGAAATGCCACCCCTTTTTCGGAAGGGCGAATCAGTCAGGGTGCGCTCGAAGAGTCGAATGTCAATCCGGTTGAAGAGATGGTCTCGATGATTACGGTGATGCGTCTTTATGAATCTGCGCAAAAGGCGATACAGACGGCGGATGAGGTCGCGACCAAAGCGTCGAATGAAGTCGGACGTCTTGGATAG